Within the Candidatus Dormiibacterota bacterium genome, the region TCAGGCGGGAGGTGCCTGATCGTCGATTTCGAGCCTCCGAAGTCCGTCCCCGGGCGCCTCGTTGCGCGGCTGGTCATCGGACCCATGATGATGCATACGAACGTGAAGAACTATCAGGCTCTTCTGGAAAACGCCGGATTCAACACGGTCGAAACGGGCCGGACCCGGCACAGACTTCTGTCCTTCATTCGAGGACGCGCCGCGAGTCCAAATTCAGCCATGCAATCGCATGGACATCGGAGGTAACATCTTGTCCAGATCCCGTCAGAGTCGCATCGCAAGAGAAATTGTTTCCGCACGCGACGCCTTGAGCGCTTTCGACCGCTCCCTGCGTCGCCTCGCTCCCATGCTCTCCGCCGCCGCTTCCCTGCACGCCGCTTCCGGCAAGAACGGCCGCGCCCGCCCCGTCCTCTCCGCCAAGGCCCGCGCCTCCCTGGTCCTCCAGGGCCGCTACATGGGCTTCATGCGGCAGCTGAAGCCGAAGCAGAAGGAGCAGGTCCGGAAGATCAAGGAGGCGAGTGGCGTGAGGACAGCGATCGTGAGGGCAAGAACCCTGGTCCACGGATAGGGAAAGGAAGCATGACGCTCCAGGAGGCAAGGCGGTACCTGGTGGAAGCCGGCTACCGCATCAAGAAGGAGGAACGACTCGGGAACAATACCGGCATAGTGTTGCGCCTCGATGGAGGGGCCATCGTCAAGGTGTTCGACAACGGCAACTATTCCTGCGATGGAAAGAACTGCGAGGTGGTCGAGGCCCTCCTCGATCGAGGTCTCGCCACGCCGTCCCGCAATACGGACACTCTCTAAGGGACCCGCATGTGTTCCATCTCGTCGAGCAGGATCTCCGTCCTCTCATCGAGGTACGGCGTGCTCATGTTGTTCGTGTAGGAGCGCGGATTCGGGATCATCGCCGCGAGCCGCGCCGCCTCTTCGGGTGCGAGGTCCGCGGCGGCCTCCCCGTAGTAATGCTGCGCGGCGGCCTCTGCGCCGTAGATTCCGTCCCCCCATTCGATCACGTTCAGATAAACCTCCAGGATGCGCCGTTTGCTGAGCACATGCTCGATCATCAGCGTGATCACGGCTTCGTGCGCCTTGCGCAGGTAGGTGCGCGGCCGTGCGAGGAACAGGTTCTTGGCGAGCTGCTGGCTGATCGTCGATCCGCCGCGACGGATGCGCCCGCTGC harbors:
- the mtgA gene encoding monofunctional biosynthetic peptidoglycan transglycosylase, with product MLGRLFALFLLVLAGYNGWFFCQVWRLRDHDPGTTAFMQRGLEHLRSSDPGARLQHRWVPYDEISINLKLAVIAAEDQKFLDHEGFDVDEIHKAYEKNARSGRIRRGGSTISQQLAKNLFLARPRTYLRKAHEAVITLMIEHVLSKRRILEVYLNVIEWGDGIYGAEAAAQHYYGEAAADLAPEEAARLAAMIPNPRSYTNNMSTPYLDERTEILLDEMEHMRVP